A segment of the Camelus bactrianus isolate YW-2024 breed Bactrian camel chromosome 22, ASM4877302v1, whole genome shotgun sequence genome:
cccacccccagcctcacctctctggccctccctctgcccttAAGGATCTGGGCGGATCCTGTATTTCCCTAGAGTATCTGAGTCACACCTCCCCCCAGGCTCTCGAAACTGGAATACAAGGCTGAAAGGCTGAGTCCACACCTATGGCCAGTCTGGTCAGCCTGGGCTTGGAGCCCCAGGCAGGCCTCCTCCTGGCTCCCAGCTCCCCAAAACTCCTCAACCGTACTGAGATTCAGGCACTGCaggcctcctctctctgcagctcaCAATGCCGCCCAACTCAGGAATTCTCCTAGACTTGGATCATCCAAAGAAGAACTCAGAAATTCTAACTCCCCAGCCCAGATCCTGTAGACTCCTGCCCTCGGGCAGCCCATGCCCACTCCTGGGTTCTTGACCTCAGTTTCCCAGGCACCCAGTGCTTCTAAGCTCCGACCCCCAGGGCCCCGGCCGGTACCTACTTTGCCCCCAGACCCGGCCCCAGCGGGCCAGCAGCAGCGGCAGGCCGAGCGCCAGGAGCAGACCCAGGCCAGGACTCGCCATGGGCCGGGCGACGAGCTGGTGGCACTGGGGACAGGGCTTCTCGCGCGCGCCGCTCCTACCGCATCTCCAGCCGGGGATACCTTCGACCCGGCACCTGGGGTCAGGAGAAGGAGAAAGGCCGGGacgtgggggagggggctggacccGGGcgcaggcccaggggaggggcgACCTGCGCCGGGCACCCGGGagtcccgccccgcccccgccgccagAGGTCAGAGATTAAAGATTAACTTGGGGCGGCGCGTTCCTGGGCGGGGGAAAGGGtcggggaagggggaggggggatggggCAGCAGGCCCAGCCGTGTGACCTCCCTCCCTACCTGGCCCAGGCGTCTCCGATCTCGCTGAGTCCCGGTCCCGGTCCTTTGCCCGAACCTTCGGTGCCTCGGTCAGTAGCTCTGTGGGACTCTTCCAGCTCCGCCCGCTCACGTGACCCGGAAAGTTTAGTCACTCACCTGGGAGGGGAGCACACTTCCGGCTTGTGCACCTGAGCCTAGATGAGAGGGCGGGGCCAACGGGAGGCGGGGCCGCGCCGCGAACACACCTGTAACGGGAACCCAATCCTGTAATACGGAGGATTAAAAACGGGCGGAAGCGCGCAGGTGTAAAACGTGCCTCCCATCTGTATTGAGAGCATGCCTGTTGGATCGGACAGGTGTGGGGACACACGGGTCATGGAGACACCGGTTTAGGAGGCACTCCTGTCTGAGGCAGACCGGGATGGGGAGcctcaaatgaaaaaaacaccTGTGTAGGGCACACCTGCATGCGAGCAAACGTGTATAAAAGGCATCTGCACGGATGTGTGAGAACACCTATGGGAGACATCGGCTTTGAATCACATCTGTTTGGAGTATAGCTGAAATAGAAACATACCTGTGTGGAAAACAGCTGTATAGAACACACCTGCAATATAACACACGCCTGGCTGAGGCAGTTTGGTGCAGGGTACATCTGTTTTGGAAACGCATCTGCAAGGCTCACCTATGAAATGAACAACACTTGCATGAGGAATTCCTGTATGGAAAGGCACTGGACACACTTGTATGAGACCGACAGTCTTGCAATGAAGTACACTTGGGGGGACCCAGTTATAAGGAGACAGACCCAAATGGGTGAATAGTTAAATGGAACACACCTGTGGTGGGGAAGGCTGTATAACGCATTCCTGGGTGAGGAAACACCTGTTGAGAAACATATCTGTGAGGTGAAGGAAACAACCTTGTATGAGGACCATCTGCATAAAACTGAGCTCAAATGAGAGGAAAACCTCAGAACACCTGCATGAGGCACTCACATTGAAGCACATGGGGGCGCGTGTGTATTGAAGTCCACCTATCAGGGATGTATTTGTGAAAAAACACTTGTTTGGGGCTTCTCCGTGGGAAAATATCTGTATCCCTCATATTGTAGGGCACCTGCAAGGACCACCTGTGAATGAAAACATCTGGGAGGGGACTCTCTGTAAGAGGCTCGTTTGTCTGAGACACACCTGTTTGAGCACACCTGTCTGGACAGAAGCTGAGTGGAACCGTATGAACCTTCACGGCTGTTTCTTTGGATAAAGGACGATGAGAAGACGACCCCCTCCTGGGAACTCTAGAGTGAAGAATGAtggttaaggaaaaaataatctcttCTAGGGTATAGAGCGATGATAAGTAAGAATCCCAGGTCTGGTTAAATGTTTGCTTTGCCCCTTACTGGGCATGTGGACGGggttgggggaagaggggagcgGCTTAAcctcctgtttcctcatctgggaaatgggaaaGCGAATCCCACCTACCTTACAAGGTTTTGGTGAGGACCACGCGAGAGATGAGTAAAAGGCATGCCTTGTGCAACGCACTGTACTGATCATTGTTAGCTATTGTCACTATTATTCGCTGTCAAAAGATCTGGGCGCCCTTCCCCCTAATGGTGAATCGAGAAACTGCGCCCGAAACTAGTGGGAGGGAGGTTCAGCAGGTGCAGCGAGCGCGACAGGCTGGGGCCCCGCCTCCAGAGCTCGGTTACTCGGTCCTCATCCCCAGCCGTCCCCAGGACACTGACACCCCTACTAAGCCGGAGAAAGCAGTTAGTTTAGCGTCTGCATCCGGCCTAGGCCCCTTTAAGACTGCAGGCGAGCCGGGGGCCACGGCGCCTAAGGCATCTCGGGGTCAACTGGGAGGCCCCGCCTAGGTGGGTGGGCGAGGCGGGACCGACGGGCTCAGCTCCTGCAGCTTTGGCCAATAGGAAACCGACTTTGCAACCGCGCTGCGCGTTGATCTTCCGTTTCCCAGTCTGAGTGAGCCCGAGAAAGAAGGCGCGCGGGCAGGATGAAAGCATTGAGGGAGAGCACGGCGTCTTGATCTTCTGTTTCTGTGGCCAGGTAAGGAATGTGAAATGAGCAGTGTGGCAGATGGAGGACTAGATGGCGCAGAGTTGGTTATTGAGTAAGTCTAGGAAATGTGAGAACTTTAGTTCCTGAAGAGCATTAGTAGAAAAGGGACGTCAAATGGAAAGGGATTACGGAATCCGGTTCCTAACATCTCCCTGCATCACCCCCTTGGCCAAAGGGTAAACCGAGGCACGTAGAAGTGGAACTCTGAAACCAGACCTGAGATCATTGATCTCTCTAGCCCCCTCTTCTCAGAATGAACCCTGGTGCTCCCTAGGTTGTGCTAATACCAGAGGATCCCTGGCTGCAACCCCTCCGCCAGCTCCGCCCCCGGCCCCCTTCCCCCAATGCGGGTCGGGGGAGGAGACGCAAGTTCTGGCGCGGGCGGCGACGGCTAGCAGTCACCGCCTCCTACAAGTGCCAGAGCCAGGCAGGCAGCGCTGAGGCTGCGGTGGCAGTGGCCGCGGAGCTGGCCCTGCGGGGCCCcaagggggggagggggagccgtCAAGCCCCCGCTGAGGCGCGGCTGcagggcctcccctcccccccgggCGGGCGCCATGCGGGGGGGCCCGGGCGATGCGGAGCGGCGTCAGCGCTGGGGTCGCCTCTTCGAGGAGCTGGACAGTAACAAGGATGGTCGCGTGGACGTCCACGAGTTGCGCCAGGGACTGGCCCGGCTAGGCGCGGGCGACCCGGACCGCGGCGCCCAACAGGTACCCCCGCCGGGACCTCCTCCTGGCGCATAGCGCGGGGGCCCAGCTCGCGCCCGGGTTGCCCGAGCCCCTGAATGGAGCGTCGGGAGACGCCCGGGACTGCCTGTGGCTGGACTCCAGGACCTGTGCCCACCTCGGGCATCCCTGTCCCCTTCCCGCTTGCCCTGCCCGCCCGAGCCTGGGCCTAACGGGCTTGCTCAAGGCAGAGCCACCGAGGCCCCAGGCATGCAGTTCGGCTGCCAAACCCACTCACCTCCTCCCTGAGGTAGGGGATGTCAGCCAGGGAGTAGGGCCGCGTGCGCTTTCCTGCCCGCTGCCCAGGACACACCCTCCTCTGAACTCTGCACAACCCAAGACAGGGCCTGCACCCACCTCCAGGAGACACACCTTCCTCACCCTTCTTCCTGCTCTGGGaaccccctgccctcccagccagcTGCCCCaccctctgtgtttacattcccCTCCCTGTCCTTTCCCAAGCCTGGCTCAATTCCCCAGGCTGTCCCAGCCGTGGACTTAATCCTGCCTGAGGCCACCCTTAGCTGGGGATGCACCTATCAAAGCAGGACCTTGACCCTGAACCCGTGCAAGTGTCCCCCCACACCTGGAGCCTCAGATGCCTCTCCAAAGCACCCTGAGACCTGCAGTCGacctcccactttacagatgggaaaacagaggccTCGAGGCTGCTCAGTGTGGATGTGTCATTGCCCCACATTCCCAGAGCTGTCTCCAGCAAGAGCTCCTCAAACTGCCATGTGGACAGGTTCTTATAAGAGACAAGCTGGAAGGATAGGTTTTCAGAGACAAGAACCCAAGTCCACCCACCCACTTCCCAGCTCTGTAATCTTGAACaagtttcttgaccttggagagccTCACTTTGCTCACCAGGAAAACTGGACGACCAGTGTCCACCTCATAGACCTCCCGTGGCCTTGGGCATCTTGAGGAGCGAACTGATCAAGGAAGGGTGTGACTTCCCCACCCCAGTCCTCTAGGTGCGGGGGCGGGGGACAGGGAGGcctggattcctgggtcataagcgTGTCATATATGTGCCCTCCAGATTggtggagcagctccctggagcTCCTTCTGACCCTTCCCCCCCTGCCAGGGCATCTCTCCCGAGGGTGATGCTGACCCAGATGGTGGTCTTGACCTGGAGGAGTTTATCCTCTACCTGCAGGAGCGGGAACAGCGCCTGCTGCTTCTGTTCCACAGTCTGGACCGGAATCAGGATGGTAAGGCCCAGGGATGGGGCTGTGGGGGGCCCTGGAGACACCAATGGGGTTAGGACTGGCAGCGctaggaggaggggggagggcagCTTCTCCAGGATGACGCATAGGCTATTTCGGGAGCTCTCCTCACCCCCAGCTAGGTGGTTCAGGGCCCAGCTGGCCTATcccacctccttttccttctccagtGGGACCTCTGTTAtttattactcttatttttctgtgAGACAGAGATCCCCCCATATTGCTCTTGGATTCCCTATAAGACAGAGATACCCCCATCGCGTCTTCTGGGTGCCCAATATTGCCTCTCAACCCCCTGTGGCATAGAGACCCCCATAAGTACCCCTGAGTTCAATCTTTTGTTCATTCATCAAACAAATGATCCCCCCAACATTGCCCAGTTCAACCTCTCTGATCCCAGTGGGTCTGGGACCCCCACCCACTGCCAACCATGCCACAAACCTCACCTTGGGTTCCCAGACCCCCGGTCTTGTTAGACCACTCCCATTCCAAGCTGTTCTGCTGCTTGATCTCAAGAGTCCTCACacactcccttccccacctcgGGCCCCCTCCCCAGGTCACATTGATGTCTCTGAGATCCAGCAGAGTTTCCGAGCTCTGGGCATTTCCATCTCGCTGGAGCAAGCAGAGAAAATCCTGCACAGGTGAGTAGCTAGGGGTCCAGAATCCCAGGTAATTCAGCTCCCCAGGACCCCTCAGCCACTTAGAACCTCAGAGCTCCAGACCCAATCCCAGGGCAGGTGGAGCTGAGATCGTGGGCCAGTTGCTTCCGctttctgagcctccgtttccccttctgtaaaatggagtgtTCCATGTGCCAAGGAGCTCGGTCTACCCACCCCCAAACCAACCAGAACCTCATTCTAACTCACCCCCAGCCTCAGGCACTGATTCTGTCCCCTCCCGTCCCCCTCCGCTGCCCCAGCATGGACCGTGACGGCACCATGACCATTGACTGGCAGGAATGGCGCGACCACTTCCTGTTGCATTCGCTGGAGAATGTGGAAGATGTGCTCTATTTCTGGAAGCATTCCACGGTGAGATGGGGGCGGCCATCTCAGCCTGGTGGCCAGaccctcttcccctgcccccagaggCCTGGCCTTCATCTCCCCCGGGCATGGGGGTGGGAAGCCTGGGTCAGGACTCTCAAGAAGGAGGAGCCCCTGGGAGCAGCCGGGGGATGAGGTTCTGCTCCCCACGTCCCCCATCTGGGGCTTGGGGGACCTGCTTGGGGAGGTCTCTCCTGGCTGACGGCAGCCCTTCAGATTGCTGCTGGGCCTCCGGGGGTGCAGGGAAGAAAGAGCTCACCAGATGGGGTATCTGGCCTCCCACTCTCAGCCCTTCTGCTGGTTTCTGTCCCCCTTGATAAAGGATTCTGCTGCTGAAAAGACTAGTGAGGAAGCCACTCTCTTCAAAGGGTCCAATGGGATCCACTGGAAGTCAGGGCGAGGAGGGGCTGTGGATTGTCATCTCCTGGGTGGGAATCCCTGAGCAGTGCTTCTGGCAGGATCTGATGGCATCTGGAGGGGACCCATCCATGGGATCTGGTGAGATCCCCTTGGAGATCCAGAGACTCCTACCCTTGGGGGACCCATGAGAGGCTTGGCTGGGAAGTCTGTAGGTGGACTCTAGAGAGGGGATGATCTCTAAGGGGACATCCCTGGGGATCTGGTGAGACCCCAGGAGGCATCTGCTGGGCTCCTTATATGTGAAGTCCCCGGTAAGATCTTGTGTGGGCCAGGAGGGATCTGGAATCCATATGTGAGAGACCTTTGAAGGGGATCCTTCAGAGGGATCTGATTGGCTCTGGAGGGATCTTTATGGGGCAGATGCTTGAATAGGATCCTTTGATGAAATTTGGTGGAGGTTCTCCAGGAAGGATGCTGTAATCATTTGTGGAGACTGGGGGCTGCATCTGGTAGGGATCCAAGAGAGATCTCTTGGGATCTCCAAGTGATATTCATTGTAGACTCTCTGGGTGGCCTGGGATTCACAGGGAAGATGCCCCCATTTAGGGCAGAGTCACATCTCCCCACCCCTACTGGGGCATGACGCCCCTGGCCTCTGCATCCCCAGGTCCTGGACATTGGCGAGTGCCTAACAGTCCCTGATGAGTTCTCGGAGCAGGAGAAGCTGACTGGCATGTGGTGGAAGCAGCTGGTGGCGGGCGCAGTGGCGGGTGCCGTGTCCCGGACGGGCACAGCCCCTCTGGACCGCCTCAAGGTCTTCATGCAGGTAAGGGGCCCTGGAGagacccaccccctcccctaGGCCTGGGCCCCCTGGAGGGAACCCCAAAGCTACCTCATCTCCCTGCCCAGGTCCATGCCTCCAAGACCAACCGACTGAACATCCTGGGGGGCCTACAGAGCATGATCCGAGAAGGGGGCGTGCGCTCCCTATGGCGTGGCAATGGCATTAACGTGCTCAAGATTGCACCTGAGTCAGCTATCAAGTTCATGGCCTATGAGCAGGTAAGGCAGGCGTGGTGGGGAGGCGAGGGATGGCCGTGAGGATAGGCAGGACTGGCTTGGGGGTGTAGGGATGTCTGCAGGTCCGCAGGAGGGGGCTTCACTCCCCTGCTGGATGCCCAGCGCAGGAGGACAGTAGAGACGCAGTCCAAGTACGTGGAGGGCCCAACCACTGAGGTCCTGCCCACCTCTGTGTCTCCCTCTCAGATCAAGCGGGCCATCCGGGGGCAGCAGGAGACACTGCACGTGCAGGAGCGCTTTGTGGCTGGCTCCCTGGCTGGTGCCACAGCCCAAACCATCATTTACCCCATGGAGGTGAGAAGGAGGGGCCCTGGCTGAGGCCCCATGGCAGGCTGGGGGTCTGCAGTAACTGCTTCCCTCCAAGATGTGATAAGCTTTGGGGTTATAACTTCCCCTCCTCCTGATTCATACTGTAGCTCATTAGAGCAATGCTGTTTCATGTGCAGCCGGTCTGGGTACCACATTTAAGATGTGACTTTTGGGGACAGTGGTGTCAGTTATAACTGTTTAGTTAGCAGTTGTGAACACCAGCCATTTACAGATGTGCCTCTTCTAAGGATACTGGTTTCCAAGATGCTTGTCCCCAGAGGAATCATTTCTAGGTGAAACTGCTTTCAGAGAAACCATTTCAAGTTTCAGCTTGTGCCAGGCATCGGTTAGGATTCTGAGTGATGGAAAACTCAAGTCACGTAATGAAGTCTGGAGGTGAGCAGTTCAGGGGTGGTATGGTGGCTTCAGACTGTTAGAGTTGATAGAGACCCAGGTTCCTTTCCTCTACCTTGTTAGACCACCTCAGCATGTAGCATCCACCTCATGGACCAAAATGGCTGCTTATGCTCCAGGCATGGCATCCACCTTCCAGTCAAGAAGGAAGAACAGCAAAAGAAGGAACACCTCCCTGCCTTTAAGGATGCTTTCTCAAAGTCTTGCACACTTCTTCACCTTCTGTTTCATCGGCTTGGACTTCTCACATGACCGCACACCTAGGGAGACTGAGAAATGTAGTCTATTTCTAGTGGCTTTGTGCTTGCCGAAAATTACAGGTTCTGTTGCAAAGGGACAAGGTAACAAGATACTGGGAGACAGTTAGTGGTGGATGTCGCATGCAACTCTGACAGGTGTAGCCATCTGTGGGTATGGAGTTTGGGGAAGCAGAAAATTCTAGAGCAAGTGGTTTCTTTAATTCAGTTATTCTCGGGGTATCTCCACCCAGGGGTAGCTAGCTCTAGGTGTCTTTGTTCCTAGATGTGGTGATTCAGAAGGCAGCTTTTCCAGGGATAACTGGGTTCTCCCCAGGTGCTGAAGACGCGGCTGACCCTTCGCCGGACGGGCCAGTACAAGGGGCTGCTGGACTGTGCGTGGCAGATCCTGGAACAAGAGGGGCCCCGGGCCTTCTACCGTGGCTACCTGCCCAACGTGCTGGGCATCATCCCCTACGCGGGCATCGACCTGGCCGTCTACGAGGTGTGTGGCATCCTGCCCCGCCCCCATTTCTCCTCCCCGCTGGGGTCTGCCCATGGGACACCCACTTCCTATGGGGCTGACTCAGAGTTGACCTCCATAGATAGCGGTGGAGACACACCAGGGGTCTTGGGATCCTGGGGAACCCTTTCAGGCATAGGACTCCCCCACTCGTCCACTTACCACCGTGAGAACCTTCTGATTGTAGTTTGACCTTGCCGTGTCTTGGGACCTGGGAAAGACCACTCTAGCTCACAGAATCATGGCAGCAAGCAAAGCTGAGCTTCAAAGATGCCCATCTCCCCCAAAGCGTGGGTCAGACCCACCTCTATCTCCAGGCTGATGTCTTCTCCAAGGCCTGCCCATTTCAGTATCTGCCGTGACCGTAAAAACCACACCCCATGACCAGCACCTTGGAGCCTTTGCCAGGAGAAGCAGGAGTAGGGAGTTTTTGCTCTTTCTCTCCAGGGGGCCTCATCCATCACTTTTACCTCCTCCTGGTAGAAACACCAGCTTCTTCCAATTAGCACAGCCCCAGAAGTCCACAGGCACCCCCACCTCCGAATCTTTGTATCCAGCCCAGCTTCATGGGCGGGCGACCTATACCATCTTGCACTCACGTGTAGTTGgcttaatgctctgctgtcaccatcttgaaattcttaatactCTTTGAACAGGGAACCTCACATGTGTTTATTCCGCACCCGGCCCCACAAATTTCATAGCTGGTCCTGACCTCAGATCCTCCATACCTGCTCTCCCAGCACCCAGCATCTATGGAGACAAATGAGACagggcttcattcattcatttgttcattgattcattcattcacttgttcccTCGTTCACTTAGAAAACTATGTCCTAAGCTCCTGTATGCGCTGGGCGCTATGCTGGCCACTGCATTCAAAGAGCACAACACGATTCTTGCCCTCCTGGAACAGCACTCCAAGGAACAAGGAAGTCAGTCAACCAGCAAATGAGTAGTTAGATCCTGAAAAGTTCTCAGAAGATAATAAAACAGGATGTGTGTTCAAAAGTAGCAGTGGGCAGGAGGAAAGGGTCTAGGAATGCCTCTGAGAGGTGTGGTGGAGTGATGAGGGAGGGAGTATGAACCAGGCAGAGGGCGCAGCCAATGCCAAGGTCCAAAAGCAGGCCACATCTGCCTGTTGGAGAAGTGCAAGTCTTGAGTGGCTGGAGGGAACTGAAGAGTCAGCAGGGACTCAATGATCATGAGTTTGGGTTTATTTGAAGTATAACAGGAAGCCATTGAGAGCCAGGAGCAGAAATAAGATGCAaacttatttcattcattcttcaccCAAAAGGGAGTTCAGAGGTCTAAGAAGTTTGAGGAGCCCTATACCCTCTTGGAATTTCAAGATCTATCTTTGTCccttaaaggctctgagaagtcctgcagaaaaaaaaaaggggggacttacctttttttttttttttagcccaatGTTATCTGTTCTTATTTAGCCCTCAGAATCTCTTTAACAGAACTACTCTTAAAAACTCATTAAGCATCTATTTGGCATATGCCACTCTAGCCCCCAAAGAAGGCTCTTAAAATTGTGAAGGCAGTAATGGGCTACACTTGCTCCTTGTTTGCCCATTCCATGCCCAGGCCAGACATCACCAATCCATCACAGCACTGAGTCCCTCTCAACACAGTTCCAGGCAGCCATTACCAATGCATTAGAATTGACATAGGAAATGAAACCTACAGTCCCAAGGCCAAAAAGAAGATCCTGGATTTACAGAGGCCTGGCAGAAGACTTCAGGAGGGACTGGCCAAGGGCACAGCTCTGAAGTTGGGTGTGGCTTTGAATGTTAATTTTCACCTTAAttttgtggctttgggcaagttgcttcccTTGAGATACAGTTTCTCGTCAATAAAAGGGGGATACTAATAGCACTTGTCTTAGTTCAAGGTCTTCCAGAAGCAGggatggcagggcaggtgggttTTGGGGGCGGTCATAAGGCAGGGAAGGTAAGGCACCGACAAGTAGGATGCATCAATTCtctagggctgccgtaacaaagcaCCACGGACTGGGTGCCTTAAAATGATAGAAATCTGTTGTCAcatctggaagccagaagttcaaaatcaagatgtcagcagggccatgctccctctgaaacctgtagaGGAGAatccttctttgccttttcctggcTTCTGGTGTTTGATAGCAATCACTGGTGTCCTTGGCTGGTAGGCGCATCACTCCTACCTGCCTCTGTTGCTATGTGACTTTTCCCTTACGTGTCCTTGTTTCtagtctcttcttataaggacactggtcataCTGGTTTAAGGGCCCACCCTCCTCCAGGATGACCTCACCCTAACTCatgtctgcaaagaccctttccAGATAAGGTGGTGTtgtgaggtcctgggggttaggagtCCAAGATATAtattttgggggtgggtgggtaatgCAATTGAACCCAAACAGTGCATTATCAAGCAAGATAGTACAGTGGACAGGTGCTTAATCCTGGGGGTAAAGCGTAGAATATGACCCCATCGGAGAGGCAAGGGAGCCCGGGTACTGACACACCTAGTCAGTCATTGTTTAAAGGTTGCTTCTGGGGGGTGCTAACTCCCCAGCACTTCCCACCTGTTCCAGTGTGCTCAGAGCACCCTTGCCTGGGACCAGAGAAAATCCTCAGGCAGAGCCGTGGATGCTGGCAGTTGGAAGTCAGCAGGTTTGAGCTGAAATGGTAAGGGAGAAGTGTGGGGTGGCCGCCTTAGAGACTGTATGAGTGCCCAGCGGCCGCTATAACGAATGACCACACGCTGCGGATTAAAACAGCACAAACATTATGTCACAGTTATGAGGTCACAGGTCCAGAATGAGTCTTActctgcattccttctggaggctctaggggagaatctctCTGTTCCCTTACCTTCTCTAGTTTATAGTGATGCCCGTGTTTCTCGGCTAACGGCCCCTGCTCCATCTTCAAGACCAGCAGCATggcatctccctctctctctccgatctctgtctctgtcatcaCAGTCACATCTTCTCTGACCCTTACAAGGAAACTTGCGACGACATTGGACCCTCCTTACACTCTAGCATCATCTCCCTTCTCAAGATTCTTAAACTTAATCCCATCTGTCAAGTCCGTTTCGTCATGTGAAGTACCAGATTCtgaggttccagggattagggt
Coding sequences within it:
- the SLC25A23 gene encoding mitochondrial adenyl nucleotide antiporter SLC25A23 isoform X5; amino-acid sequence: MRGGPGDAERRQRWGRLFEELDSNKDGRVDVHELRQGLARLGAGDPDRGAQQGISPEGDADPDGGLDLEEFILYLQEREQRLLLLFHSLDRNQDGHIDVSEIQQSFRALGISISLEQAEKILHSMDRDGTMTIDWQEWRDHFLLHSLENVEDVLYFWKHSTVLDIGECLTVPDEFSEQEKLTGMWWKQLVAGAVAGAVSRTGTAPLDRLKVFMQVHASKTNRLNILGGLQSMIREGGVRSLWRGNGINVLKIAPESAIKFMAYEQIKRAIRGQQETLHVQERFVAGSLAGATAQTIIYPMEVLKTRLTLRRTGQYKGLLDCAWQILEQEGPRAFYRGYLPNVLGIIPYAGIDLAVYETLKNQWLQQYSHDSADPGILVLLACGTISSTCGQIASYPLALVRTRMQAQGLSLPVCDIEMGTLSPK
- the SLC25A23 gene encoding mitochondrial adenyl nucleotide antiporter SLC25A23 isoform X2; translation: MRGGPGDAERRQRWGRLFEELDSNKDGRVDVHELRQGLARLGAGDPDRGAQQGISPEGDADPDGGLDLEEFILYLQEREQRLLLLFHSLDRNQDGHIDVSEIQQSFRALGISISLEQAEKILHSMDRDGTMTIDWQEWRDHFLLHSLENVEDVLYFWKHSTVLDIGECLTVPDEFSEQEKLTGMWWKQLVAGAVAGAVSRTGTAPLDRLKVFMQVHASKTNRLNILGGLQSMIREGGVRSLWRGNGINVLKIAPESAIKFMAYEQIKRAIRGQQETLHVQERFVAGSLAGATAQTIIYPMEVLKTRLTLRRTGQYKGLLDCAWQILEQEGPRAFYRGYLPNVLGIIPYAGIDLAVYETLKNQWLQQYSHDSADPGILVLLACGTISSTCGQIASYPLALVRTRMQAQASIEGAPQLSMLGLLRHILSQEGVRGLYRGIAPNFMKVIPAVSISYVVYENMKQALGVTSRSPCSKPWISKLGHWILDLKKPQPQDPDSAMLRSRDPSHWIPDPSPLPGFLKSFTSTLGPRSLCFNYQILYFNHYALNPWIPESQALTCQILAPETTGARAQWQSEQVLAAAAMGSPIPSPQALDPKPSPIRCRPQHLQALDPQRPDPQSSSQ
- the SLC25A23 gene encoding mitochondrial adenyl nucleotide antiporter SLC25A23 isoform X4 → MRGGPGDAERRQRWGRLFEELDSNKDGRVDVHELRQGLARLGAGDPDRGAQQGISPEGDADPDGGLDLEEFILYLQEREQRLLLLFHSLDRNQDGHIDVSEIQQSFRALGISISLEQAEKILHSMDRDGTMTIDWQEWRDHFLLHSLENVEDVLYFWKHSTVLDIGECLTVPDEFSEQEKLTGMWWKQLVAGAVAGAVSRTGTAPLDRLKVFMQVHASKTNRLNILGGLQSMIREGGVRSLWRGNGINVLKIAPESAIKFMAYEQIKRAIRGQQETLHVQERFVAGSLAGATAQTIIYPMEVLKTRLTLRRTGQYKGLLDCAWQILEQEGPRAFYRGYLPNVLGIIPYAGIDLAVYETLKNQWLQQYSHDSADPGILVLLACGTISSTCGQIASYPLALVRTRMQAQASIEGAPQLSMLGLLRHILSQEGVRGLYRGIAPNFMKVIPAVSISYVVYENMKQALGVTSSYWILTPQLQQHISRS
- the SLC25A23 gene encoding mitochondrial adenyl nucleotide antiporter SLC25A23 isoform X3, with the protein product MRGGPGDAERRQRWGRLFEELDSNKDGRVDVHELRQGLARLGAGDPDRGAQQGISPEGDADPDGGLDLEEFILYLQEREQRLLLLFHSLDRNQDGHIDVSEIQQSFRALGISISLEQAEKILHSMDRDGTMTIDWQEWRDHFLLHSLENVEDVLYFWKHSTVLDIGECLTVPDEFSEQEKLTGMWWKQLVAGAVAGAVSRTGTAPLDRLKVFMQVHASKTNRLNILGGLQSMIREGGVRSLWRGNGINVLKIAPESAIKFMAYEQVLKTRLTLRRTGQYKGLLDCAWQILEQEGPRAFYRGYLPNVLGIIPYAGIDLAVYETLKNQWLQQYSHDSADPGILVLLACGTISSTCGQIASYPLALVRTRMQAQASIEGAPQLSMLGLLRHILSQEGVRGLYRGIAPNFMKVIPAVSISYVVYENMKQALGVTSRSSSPLTDPRSPCSKPWISKLGHWILDLKKPQPQDPDSAMLRSRDPSHWIPDPSPLPGFLKSFTSTLGPRSLCFNYQILYFNHYALNPWIPESQALTCQILAPETTGARAQWQSEQVLAAAAMGSPIPSPQALDPKPSPIRCRPQHLQALDPQRPDPQSSSQ
- the SLC25A23 gene encoding mitochondrial adenyl nucleotide antiporter SLC25A23 isoform X1; amino-acid sequence: MRGGPGDAERRQRWGRLFEELDSNKDGRVDVHELRQGLARLGAGDPDRGAQQGISPEGDADPDGGLDLEEFILYLQEREQRLLLLFHSLDRNQDGHIDVSEIQQSFRALGISISLEQAEKILHSMDRDGTMTIDWQEWRDHFLLHSLENVEDVLYFWKHSTVLDIGECLTVPDEFSEQEKLTGMWWKQLVAGAVAGAVSRTGTAPLDRLKVFMQVHASKTNRLNILGGLQSMIREGGVRSLWRGNGINVLKIAPESAIKFMAYEQIKRAIRGQQETLHVQERFVAGSLAGATAQTIIYPMEVLKTRLTLRRTGQYKGLLDCAWQILEQEGPRAFYRGYLPNVLGIIPYAGIDLAVYETLKNQWLQQYSHDSADPGILVLLACGTISSTCGQIASYPLALVRTRMQAQASIEGAPQLSMLGLLRHILSQEGVRGLYRGIAPNFMKVIPAVSISYVVYENMKQALGVTSRSSSPLTDPRSPCSKPWISKLGHWILDLKKPQPQDPDSAMLRSRDPSHWIPDPSPLPGFLKSFTSTLGPRSLCFNYQILYFNHYALNPWIPESQALTCQILAPETTGARAQWQSEQVLAAAAMGSPIPSPQALDPKPSPIRCRPQHLQALDPQRPDPQSSSQ
- the SLC25A23 gene encoding mitochondrial adenyl nucleotide antiporter SLC25A23 isoform X6, yielding MRGGPGDAERRQRWGRLFEELDSNKDGRVDVHELRQGLARLGAGDPDRGAQQGISPEGDADPDGGLDLEEFILYLQEREQRLLLLFHSLDRNQDGHIDVSEIQQSFRALGISISLEQAEKILHSMDRDGTMTIDWQEWRDHFLLHSLENVEDVLYFWKHSTVLDIGECLTVPDEFSEQEKLTGMWWKQLVAGAVAGAVSRTGTAPLDRLKVFMQVHASKTNRLNILGGLQSMIREGGVRSLWRGNGINVLKIAPESAIKFMAYEQIKRAIRGQQETLHVQERFVAGSLAGATAQTIIYPMEVLKTRLTLRRTGQYKGLLDCAWQILEQEGPRAFYRGYLPNVLGIIPYAGIDLAVYETLKNQWLQQYSHDSADPGILVLLACGTISSTCGQIASYPLALVRTRMQAQDWGER